The following are from one region of the Cytobacillus firmus genome:
- a CDS encoding serine hydrolase, with the protein MKRLRLLLIVLALVLSSAAFSGNIVNAKERPGQKLSHAHPKKAGFDTEKLKGIDKAVTEAIEDGVTPGAVVLVAKDGKIVKEEAYGYAQKYDMGELLENPRKMKKKTMFDLASVTKVMGTTQGIMKLVSDGQLSVNDRVSDFIPEFAQHGKEDITVADLLTHTSGLTPWKPTYLYADNSEEVLNYINKLPLEYPTGTDRRYSDFSFMMLGFLIEEISGQKLDKYLEENIYKPLKMNDTMFTPPDHFKKKIAATSWGNLYEYKMIDDPNFGYYVEESPDMFKNWRNYTLVGEVNDGNSFYGNKGVAGHAGLFSTARDLAVLGQTMLNGGTYGKTKMYNKEVIDIFTSPQRFGQGYGWELNKSWYMGEHYSDKAFGHTGFTGTQVIFDPEENLQIILLTNKQNNGPLPSGSYRSTGALSKEVANIVYESLN; encoded by the coding sequence TTGAAAAGATTAAGGTTATTGTTAATCGTACTCGCATTAGTCTTAAGTTCTGCAGCTTTTTCTGGAAATATCGTTAATGCCAAAGAAAGGCCCGGGCAGAAATTAAGCCATGCCCATCCGAAAAAGGCAGGCTTTGATACGGAGAAATTGAAGGGTATTGATAAAGCCGTTACGGAGGCTATTGAGGATGGTGTTACACCGGGTGCGGTGGTTCTTGTAGCCAAGGATGGAAAGATTGTCAAAGAGGAAGCGTACGGATATGCACAAAAGTATGATATGGGGGAATTGCTCGAGAACCCCAGAAAAATGAAAAAGAAAACAATGTTCGACCTTGCTTCCGTTACGAAGGTGATGGGAACCACCCAGGGCATTATGAAACTTGTCAGTGACGGGCAACTTTCAGTCAATGACAGGGTATCAGATTTTATACCAGAGTTTGCCCAGCATGGAAAAGAAGATATTACAGTAGCTGACCTGCTGACACACACCTCAGGACTGACTCCCTGGAAGCCGACATACCTTTACGCTGATAATTCGGAAGAGGTTCTGAATTATATAAATAAGCTGCCGCTTGAATATCCGACTGGCACGGACAGAAGATATAGCGATTTTAGCTTTATGATGCTGGGTTTTTTAATCGAAGAGATCAGTGGACAGAAATTGGATAAATACTTAGAAGAAAACATTTATAAACCATTAAAAATGAATGATACGATGTTTACACCACCTGACCATTTCAAGAAAAAGATTGCGGCTACCTCATGGGGAAATCTTTATGAGTATAAAATGATTGATGACCCTAATTTCGGGTACTATGTTGAAGAAAGCCCGGACATGTTTAAAAACTGGAGAAATTACACCTTAGTTGGAGAAGTTAATGATGGAAATAGCTTCTATGGCAATAAAGGGGTTGCGGGCCATGCGGGTTTATTTTCAACAGCAAGGGATCTTGCCGTACTGGGCCAGACCATGTTAAATGGCGGAACATATGGAAAAACAAAAATGTATAATAAAGAAGTAATTGATATCTTTACCTCTCCTCAGCGCTTTGGCCAGGGATATGGCTGGGAGCTGAATAAGAGCTGGTATATGGGAGAACATTATTCTGACAAAGCCTTTGGGCATACTGGCTTTACCGGAACGCAGGTTATTTTTGATCCAGAGGAAAACCTGCAGATTATTCTGCTGACGAACAAACAAAACAATGGACCTTTGCCAAGCGGATCATACCGAAGCACAGGCGCTCTTTCTAAAGAAGTCGCCAATATTGTTTATGAATCCTTGAACTAG